Part of the Limihaloglobus sulfuriphilus genome is shown below.
TAATTCCTAATTCTTAATTCCTAATTCTTAATTCCTAATTCTTAATAAGGTTCAGGAGACACCTGAAGACCCGCGGCCCAGAGCCGGCTCTGTCTGATGAGTTCGGGAAAACCTCAAACAGTTCAGGTCTTCGGTGTACTCTTCTGAAAAATTAGGGAAAAGGGAGAAAGAGATTGTTGATGGTCTTTTATAAACTAATGACTAAGAACGAATAATTATAACGGTGAAAATTAAAACTCCAGGCGCAAATCTTTCGCGGCTGTTTAAAGGGAGTTTTTTTGGGGCTCACTTCTTTCTTAGTCACATCTTCTTCTTTTTCTTCTGACTCAATATTCAGTATTTAAAAGAGCAATTATTACTTTTATTGAGTGTTGAAAAATGGTGCTTGTTAGGCTTGCATTCTTCTTCACTTCTATCTTCATGTTAAAATCTACCACATACGCAACACCAAGTCAACAAGAAAAAATAAAAAATTAGAAAAAAGTTAAAAGGGGCGGGTTTAAAACCCGCCCCTACAGTAACATATATCTATCAAAGAACATTTAGTAAACGGTGTTTTTGATCTCTGGGGGTAAATACAGGTTTGTCATTGTACGTTTTATTCCAACATTTCCGGCCTTACAGCGAACCATTTGTAAAACGCGGGTATAACAAACAGGGTTAACAGAGTAGATGATATTATACCGAATATCACAACAGCCGCCAGCGGCCTTTGCACATCTGCCCCGATTCCTGTTGACAGCAGCAGCGGCAGCAGCCCAAGCACAGTAGTGATCGATGTCATCAAAACAGGGCGAAACCGCTGGTGGCAGCCGGTAATAACCGCTTCGACCATCTCCACGCCCTCTCTGCGGAGCTGGTTTATCGCGCTTACCAGAACCATACTGTCTTGAACGGCGATCCCGAAAAGAGCAATAAAGCCAACCGCGGCGGGTACGGAGATATATTCACCCATAACATAAAGCCCTGCAACGCCTCCAATAAGCCCAAGCGGGATATTAACCATAACCAGCAGGCCGCTCTTTATCGAACCGAAGGCCAGATACAGCATCAGCAGAACTGTCATGCCGACTACAGGCACTATAATACCCAGCCGCCGCATCGCACGCATTTGACTTTCGTACTGCCCGCCGTACTCAATATGATAGCCGTCGGGCAGCTCGATTTTCTCCGCGATAAGCCGGCGTATATCCCCGACAACACCCCCAAGGTCTCTGCCGCGTACATTACCCTGGACTATCCAGCGCCGCTGGTTGTTTTCACGGTTGATCTGTATCGAGCCGACATCTTCCCTGACCTCGGCGAGCTGGCTGAGCGGGAGCATCTGTCCGCTGCGTGAGGGCACCAGCAGCGACTTGATCGCGTGAATATTGTCCCGCGTGTCCTCTGTATAGCGGATCTGTATTCCATAACGCCTTGTATTGAGGTACACATGATCAACGATCTGCCCGCCGATAGCGGTTTCGACCAGCTCAAGTATCTCTCCGGCATTCACGCCATACGCAGCGCACGCACGGCGGTCAACAATCACCTGCACCTGAGGCTGGCCAAAGCTCTGCTCAACAGACAAATCCACAAGCCCCTCAATATTATCTATGCTGTTTCGTATTTCTGTGGCTTTTGATTGCAGGATATCGAGATCTTCACCAAAAACTTTGACAGCGACCTGCGACCTGACACCGGTTACCAGCTCATCAAAGGCATTTTGTATCGGCTGGGTGAAGTTGAGCTGTATTCCGGGGAAATCTGAGAGATTTTCTTCAAGCTCTTCAACAAGCTCGGCCTTGTCCGTCAGACGCGTCCATTCCTTTTCCGGATGCAGCTCAATATGCACCTCCGCGTAGTTGACAGGGTGCGGGTGGCTGCCGGCTTCGGGCCTTCCGATACGTGAAACAACCTCCTCCACCTCCGGCAGAGCGATAATGCGGGTTTCGAGTTTCTTAATGATAGCCGCCGCTTCTTCGAGGGCTATCGACGGGGCCATATTGACACCGATCATGATCGAGCCTTCTTCGAGCGTAGGTATAAACTCTGTCCCCAGGTTCATTGCCATAAATCCGCTGCCGCAAAGCAGGGCCAGAACTAACATAAGCACCAGAACGGGGTGTTTAACAGAAATCCTCAACAGCGGATCATGGAGTTTCTGCAGTATAACGAATATGAAAAATTCTTTATGCTTTTTGACGTGCATCAGGTAGCTCGCCAAGGCGGGAACTGCCAGAACGGCGAAAATCAGCGAACCCAGCAGAGCAAAGCACAGGGTGTATGACATCGGTATAAACATCTGTCCCTCGGCACCTTGCAGCGTCAATATCGGCACAAAAACCACAATCACGATCAGCAGCGAAAATGTAACCGGACGGGCCACCTCATACGCCGCGTCAATAATGATGGCGGTTCGGCTGCGTATATCATCGCCGGCATTGACGTTCAAATGACGGTAGATGTTCTCAACCATGACAATCGCACCGTCCACGAGCATACCCATGGCGATGGCGATTCCTCCAAGCGACATCAGGTTTGCAGATATGTCCGCCTGCTGCATCAGGATAATCGAAACCAGCCCGCTGAAAGGCAGCGCAAATACAACTATCATAGCAGACCTGAAATTGCCGATAAAGGCAAACAGCACAATCGCCGCCAGCACTGCCCCTGTGAGCAGAGCGGATTTAACCGTCCATGTTGCACGCTGTACAATTTCCTGCTGCTCGTAGTACGGCACCAGCCTGACACCTTCGGGCAGCGATTTCTGCACGTCGGGCAGTTTCGCATACAGCCGCTCGATAACGTTTGATGCGTTTTCCCCGTAAAGCTGGAGCACAATGCCGCTTACGACTTCCTCGCCGCCGTTTCGCGAGACAATTCCCCGCCGCACGGCCCTGCCGTACTCAACATCGGCAACCTCCATAACGCGAACCGGTGTGCCGTCGATATTATCGATAATCACATTGCTGATATCTTCGAGCGAGTTTAGCAGGCCGATGCCCCGGACAAGGTTCTCCTCGCTGCCGGTTATAATATACTGGCCGCCGACATTTCCGTTATTCTGCCGGATTGCCTCGGTAACATCGTGAATCGAGAGACCGTACTGAAGCAGCATATCAGGTTTGATATTCACCTGATACTGCAGAACATGTCCGCCGACCGAGAGGATATCTGTAACGCCGCGAACAGTCTGGAGCTGATACTTGACAACCCAGTCATTCAGGTCCCGCAGATAGCTCAGCGGGTCTTTGCCCTCTGTGTCTGCCGAATCGTCAATGGTGAGATAGTATATAAAAATCTGGCCAAGCCCCGTTGATATGGGGCCGAGTTTGGGTTTTTCCTGCAAATCGGGCATTTGAGCCAGAGCCTCGCCGAGACGCTCATTAACCAGCTGCCTGGCAAAATAAATATCCATATCATCTTCGAAATAAACATATACCACAGACATGCCAAATGCCGAAGTGGACTTTATCTGTGTAACTCCGGGCAGCCCGTTCATCACCGACTCAACGGGAAACGTAATCAGCCGCTCGACCTCTTCGGGTGCCATGCCGTCGGCTTCTGTGAAAACCGGCACCATGACGGGCGATATATCGGGGAAGGCATCAACCGGCAGGCTGTTGTACTGATGCACACCAACAGCCGTAACCATTATCAGAGCAAGCACTACCAGCAATCGATAGTGAAGTGCCGTGTTGAGTAATCTTTTATGCATATTCAGTTCCTTATATTATCAGTGTCCGTGTCCGGCATGACTGTCGAGTGTTGATGTTACGATTTTTGCCTTAAGCGAGAAGCCGCCCTTCACAACGTATTCCATCCCCGGCTCCAGGCCGGCAATGACTTCCAGCTTTTCGGCGTTTTCCATGCCTGTTTCTATAAACACCGGCTCAAATCCGGCGTCTGTCTTTACAAAGACGCATTTTTTGTTCTCAAGCCTCTGTACAGCGCCGGCGGGCACAACCACCTCGCAATTCTTGTAAGAAACGTCAACCAGAGCGTTTATATACAGCCCAGGCCGCAGTGTCCCGGCTTCGTTGTCCAGCACAACACGAGCCAGCGCAGTGCGTGACTGCCGGCTGACGAGGCCGCCGAGATAGTCTATCCTGCCCTTTACCGGCGGTAGATGCTCGCCGGCCTTAACCGTAACCGCCTGGCCGGGCTTTATGCGTGCCAGATACACAGGGTAAACGTCAATATCCGCCCAGACATTGCTCAGGTCGGCGATTATATATACCGTTTCGTCTGTCTTTACCAGCTCACCGAGAACGATATGCTTTTCAATAACGGTTCCGGCAAAGGGAGCCCGTATCTCAAAACTTGTAAGACTCTGCTGAGGCTCGGTTTCGAGGCGTTTGAGATATGTATCGTCCAGACCCGCGGCGATGAGTTTCTGCTTTGACGTGCGGAAATTGATTTTCGCCTCGCTCAAACGCTGCCGGCTCTCAAGGTATTCCTGTTCTGCTGATATTTTTTGTTTCCAGAGCCGCTCTTCACGATCAAAAGCTATCTGTGCCATTTCGAGACGCTCAATATCTGCAAGATATGCCGCCTTAATGTCGGCGAGTTCGCGGCTTTCAATCACGGCGATTATCTCACCGGCCTCTACCTTATCGCCGAGATTTTTCATCACTTTCGAGACAACCCCCTCAACACGAGGCACGATATGCACCATGCGGTCCTGATTAACATTTATTTCACCCGGCAGGCTGACCTGTATCCCGATTTCACCGCCGGCGGCGATCGCTGTTTCAATACCGGCATTAGCTGCGGCTTCCGGGCTGAGAGTTACAAGGCCCTCATCCTCGTCATGTTGGTGAGCGTCTGAATCTTCACCTTCATGCTCGCTGTGCTGGTGAGCGTCTGAATCTTCGCCTTCATGTTCGCTGTGCTGGTGGGCTTGCGATTCGCATTCCCCGCCGTGGGCGTGGTCTTCGTGTTCATCTTCGGCATGTTCACCTGAATCGGCGGCGTGCGAATCTTCTATGTGCTGATGTTCACAATCGCTATGGTCGTCATGCCCTGTTTGTGCCAGAGTATAATAAACAGGCAAAGCCAGGGCAGACATGAAAACTATGGTTGTAAGTATTTTATTTTTCATCGTTTATATTTCCTGAAAATTTGTTGACTGTTTGGTTTGCCCGCGGGTTGAGTGTGCAGAGCCTGTCCAGCTCGGCATTTGCCAGATGGTAACGCAGCAGGCATGAGACATACTCGCTTTTGACATCAAAAAGTGCCTGCTGAGCCTCTATCACCCTCAAAAAGTCTGTTTTGCCCTCGCGGTAAGATTGCAAGACCGTGTTGTATATCTTCTCGGATTCGGGCAGTATATTATCCCGCAGAGCCTCGGCATTTTCAAATGCGCTGGAAAGCTCGAGATATGCCGCGTTGAATTGGTTCAAAAGCTCCTGCCTGGCGGCCATAGACCCGCGTTTTGCCATTGCCAGCCTGTAAGAAGCCGCCTGGATCGTGCCCTGGTTTCTGCTGTTGACCGGCAGCGGTATCGAAATGCCAAACAGCAGTGAAGCGTCATCAGATTCGTTCATCCATTTCACGCCGCCGCCGATGGTTATGTCGCCTTTTGCCCTTGCTCTCTCGAGTTCAAGCTCAGCGCGTTTCTGACTGACAAGTACATCATTTGATTTTATACGCGGGGTGCTCTCGAGTGCGGCCTTCAATGCGGTCTCATTCGCCGGCACATCAAGCGATTGAAAATCCCCCAGAGCCCTGTCGAACTGCGGCTCGTCGCTGCCCCAGAATCCGCTAAGCTGCCTTTTTGCATACTTAAGGTCGCGGCGGGCTTGTTCATGCGAGCTTTCGGCGCGTGATAGAGTAACCCGGGCCTGGGATATCTCAACCGGTGAATCCCTGCCGGACTCGACACGAAGAGTTACAATCCGAAGCGACTCACGGCTCAACTCCAGTATTTCAGAGGTAAGTTGCTCTTGCTGCTGAGCTTGCAAAACTTTGAAGTAGGCCTTCTGAACCTCTGAAAAGACGGATATTCGTTTGTGCTGATAATCAAGGTCCGCGATCTTAACGCCAAGCCTGCTGACATCGCGGCGTTTTTCAAGTTTGCCGCCGACCTCTACAAGCTGACTGAGCATCACGGCTGTCTCTAAAGTGTCCAGGCCGCTGTGCCCGCCCGTGCCGCCGACGTTTTCCATCTCGACTTCCAGCTCGGGGTTTGGCTTTAGCGAAGACTGGAGCTGCTCGGCGCGGGTGGCCTTGATGCCGGTTGAATACGCCGCGAGCTCGGGGTTGTGCTGCTCTGTAAGCGATAATGCCCGCTTTAAGGTTATGTCGCTGCCGGCGGTTTTTGCATCTTCAGAGCCTGCGAAGACCGAGACCGTAAATATGCACGGCAGCAAAAGACAGATAAATATCTTGGGGTTAAACATGTTATTTCCCTGGTTAGTTAGTTTCTATGCTGCAGTCCGTGCGCAATAGACGCCGCGACTGCGTAATAATAGATAAACGCCTCTGAATAAGAGACTTGCGATACACCTTTCCCGTGATTTATCACGCGAAAAGCAGCGGGAGAAAACCCGAGGGAAATATCAGGAGAGAATTATAATAGATTTCAGCGGCTCATGAAAGCCCGAACAATCAGGGGGAGATTCGTAAAACTTTATAATAAGAGGTCTTACAACTTCTGCCGCCGGTTGTGAAATGAGCCTTACAGCTGCCGGCCCATGCTGGGATTTGGCAGGCTTTGAAAAGGTAAAAGACGAAACCGCCGGAACATCGATACAATGCCTGTGGGGCACACGAATTATGCTGCTGCCCGTTTCACCGCCGTCAGAACAGCCGGCTTTTGACGAACAGCACCCGTGGTCGGCAGGTTTTATCGCAGACCCGCCGTCGTACCCGTAGCAAATCACAGAACCGCTGCCGAGCAGATAGCTTGCCAAAAATAGGCTGATTGATAATAATGTCATCTTTCTAAACGTCATATTGACCGGTGATTCTAACAAGTATCCTGCTTGTTTCAACGA
Proteins encoded:
- a CDS encoding efflux RND transporter permease subunit, translating into MHKRLLNTALHYRLLVVLALIMVTAVGVHQYNSLPVDAFPDISPVMVPVFTEADGMAPEEVERLITFPVESVMNGLPGVTQIKSTSAFGMSVVYVYFEDDMDIYFARQLVNERLGEALAQMPDLQEKPKLGPISTGLGQIFIYYLTIDDSADTEGKDPLSYLRDLNDWVVKYQLQTVRGVTDILSVGGHVLQYQVNIKPDMLLQYGLSIHDVTEAIRQNNGNVGGQYIITGSEENLVRGIGLLNSLEDISNVIIDNIDGTPVRVMEVADVEYGRAVRRGIVSRNGGEEVVSGIVLQLYGENASNVIERLYAKLPDVQKSLPEGVRLVPYYEQQEIVQRATWTVKSALLTGAVLAAIVLFAFIGNFRSAMIVVFALPFSGLVSIILMQQADISANLMSLGGIAIAMGMLVDGAIVMVENIYRHLNVNAGDDIRSRTAIIIDAAYEVARPVTFSLLIVIVVFVPILTLQGAEGQMFIPMSYTLCFALLGSLIFAVLAVPALASYLMHVKKHKEFFIFVILQKLHDPLLRISVKHPVLVLMLVLALLCGSGFMAMNLGTEFIPTLEEGSIMIGVNMAPSIALEEAAAIIKKLETRIIALPEVEEVVSRIGRPEAGSHPHPVNYAEVHIELHPEKEWTRLTDKAELVEELEENLSDFPGIQLNFTQPIQNAFDELVTGVRSQVAVKVFGEDLDILQSKATEIRNSIDNIEGLVDLSVEQSFGQPQVQVIVDRRACAAYGVNAGEILELVETAIGGQIVDHVYLNTRRYGIQIRYTEDTRDNIHAIKSLLVPSRSGQMLPLSQLAEVREDVGSIQINRENNQRRWIVQGNVRGRDLGGVVGDIRRLIAEKIELPDGYHIEYGGQYESQMRAMRRLGIIVPVVGMTVLLMLYLAFGSIKSGLLVMVNIPLGLIGGVAGLYVMGEYISVPAAVGFIALFGIAVQDSMVLVSAINQLRREGVEMVEAVITGCHQRFRPVLMTSITTVLGLLPLLLSTGIGADVQRPLAAVVIFGIISSTLLTLFVIPAFYKWFAVRPEMLE
- a CDS encoding efflux RND transporter periplasmic adaptor subunit, which produces MKNKILTTIVFMSALALPVYYTLAQTGHDDHSDCEHQHIEDSHAADSGEHAEDEHEDHAHGGECESQAHQHSEHEGEDSDAHQHSEHEGEDSDAHQHDEDEGLVTLSPEAAANAGIETAIAAGGEIGIQVSLPGEINVNQDRMVHIVPRVEGVVSKVMKNLGDKVEAGEIIAVIESRELADIKAAYLADIERLEMAQIAFDREERLWKQKISAEQEYLESRQRLSEAKINFRTSKQKLIAAGLDDTYLKRLETEPQQSLTSFEIRAPFAGTVIEKHIVLGELVKTDETVYIIADLSNVWADIDVYPVYLARIKPGQAVTVKAGEHLPPVKGRIDYLGGLVSRQSRTALARVVLDNEAGTLRPGLYINALVDVSYKNCEVVVPAGAVQRLENKKCVFVKTDAGFEPVFIETGMENAEKLEVIAGLEPGMEYVVKGGFSLKAKIVTSTLDSHAGHGH
- a CDS encoding TolC family protein, whose amino-acid sequence is MFNPKIFICLLLPCIFTVSVFAGSEDAKTAGSDITLKRALSLTEQHNPELAAYSTGIKATRAEQLQSSLKPNPELEVEMENVGGTGGHSGLDTLETAVMLSQLVEVGGKLEKRRDVSRLGVKIADLDYQHKRISVFSEVQKAYFKVLQAQQQEQLTSEILELSRESLRIVTLRVESGRDSPVEISQARVTLSRAESSHEQARRDLKYAKRQLSGFWGSDEPQFDRALGDFQSLDVPANETALKAALESTPRIKSNDVLVSQKRAELELERARAKGDITIGGGVKWMNESDDASLLFGISIPLPVNSRNQGTIQAASYRLAMAKRGSMAARQELLNQFNAAYLELSSAFENAEALRDNILPESEKIYNTVLQSYREGKTDFLRVIEAQQALFDVKSEYVSCLLRYHLANAELDRLCTLNPRANQTVNKFSGNINDEK